A window of Hymenobacter aerilatus contains these coding sequences:
- a CDS encoding polysaccharide deacetylase family protein codes for MAPWHRYNPFRWLRKQAVILMYHRIATPTLDPWQLAVSPAAFEQHLRVLRAHAHVVPLAELVDRINGNKLDKNYVAITFDDGYIDNYETALPLLEHYALPATFFITHKNIDTFAEFWWDELAGLLLESPTLPNKITLPGAETTFHFDLGNDTLLTAEKRAQYRTYLACAPVDARTQLYLKLWEYLSPLPDAQQQATLAAIRQWAGVGPLRRAAYRSVTARELQHLSVNPLVTIGAHTSSHPALTCHSAQYQEHEISSNKQFLEQLLQQPIQLFAYPSGNFNATTTALVQQLGFSAAFTTRAESITPQTALGTLGRFQVNEQTGEEFRQALVHWFDS; via the coding sequence ATGGCACCATGGCACCGCTACAATCCGTTCCGCTGGCTTCGTAAGCAAGCCGTCATTCTGATGTACCACCGGATAGCTACCCCTACCCTAGACCCGTGGCAACTCGCTGTATCACCTGCTGCTTTTGAGCAGCACCTGCGCGTGCTACGGGCTCACGCGCACGTAGTGCCCCTCGCGGAGCTAGTCGATAGAATCAACGGAAATAAGCTGGACAAAAACTACGTAGCCATTACGTTTGATGATGGCTACATCGACAATTACGAAACAGCACTACCCTTACTGGAGCACTACGCACTGCCTGCTACCTTTTTTATCACCCACAAAAATATCGACACGTTTGCTGAATTCTGGTGGGACGAGCTGGCTGGTCTTCTTCTAGAAAGCCCTACCCTACCAAACAAGATTACGTTGCCTGGTGCAGAAACTACTTTTCACTTCGATCTAGGAAACGATACTTTGCTCACGGCGGAAAAACGTGCGCAGTACCGCACGTACCTTGCCTGTGCGCCAGTTGATGCGCGCACGCAGCTTTATTTGAAGCTGTGGGAATACCTTAGTCCACTGCCCGACGCGCAGCAACAGGCTACTTTGGCTGCCATCAGGCAATGGGCGGGGGTAGGGCCGTTGCGTAGAGCAGCCTATCGAAGCGTAACGGCACGTGAACTGCAGCATCTCAGCGTCAATCCGCTGGTCACGATTGGAGCGCACACGTCATCACACCCGGCCCTGACGTGTCACTCGGCGCAATACCAAGAGCACGAGATAAGCAGCAACAAGCAGTTTCTGGAGCAGCTACTGCAGCAACCGATACAGTTATTCGCCTACCCTTCGGGCAACTTCAACGCGACGACCACCGCACTTGTCCAGCAACTAGGCTTCTCGGCAGCTTTTACTACGCGAGCCGAAAGCATCACCCCGCAGACAGCCTTGGGCACGTTGGGGCGCTTTCAGGTGAATGAGCAGACCGGTGAGGAATTTCGCCAGGCACTGGTGCATTGGTTCGACTCCTGA